TCGATGATCCAGTCGTCACCATCGCGACGGGCCCGAGTGCGCAGATTGCGCACATCGCTGCCGCCCTCCGGCTCGGAGATCGCCAACGCGGCCAGCTTCAGATCTCCCGGGGTGCCGAAGCACTCGGGCGCCCACGTCAGCATCTGCTCGGGGGTGGCGGCCTGGCCGATCGCCGACAGTGCCAATGCCGGCATGACCACGGCCAAACCGATTCCGGCGCAACCCCAGAACAGCTCCTCCATGAACATCGGCAGCGACAGGCCGGTCGGATCGCCGATGAGGTCGCGGTAGAAGAGCGGACTATAGAACCCTCGAGCAGCCGCGTCCTCTAATACCGGCCAGGGAAACTCCTGGCGCTTGTCGTAGTCGCCGGCAACCGGCCGGATGCAATGTTCGGCGAACTCGTGCGCGCGGCGAGCGAGATCGTGCTGCGCCGTCGTCGGCGTGAGGTCCAGACCCATGGTGCGTCCCTTCGACGCTTGGGTGATACCTCGGGTATCGCATGATCAAACGTCGGGCCGACGGGCCGGAAAAGTTGGAGCCCGGGCTGCCGCGGAGTCGGGTTGCACGGCAGCTCGGGGCTGACTGGGATATCGACAGCCGACCGGTGGGCGTTACGGACGTTTTTCGCCCCTGGCGGCCGGGTAGTCGACCGGACACGGAGGTGATGTCGATGCCCAAGACAACCAAGAGCGGCGACGCCAAGAAAAGCGAATTGCCCAGCACTCTGAAGAAGTCCGACGCGAAGGCGCAGCGGACGTTCGCCAAGGCCCACGACGCGGCGGCCGAAGAGTACGGCGAGGGCGAACGGGCCCACCGGGTGGCCTACAGCGCGCTCAAACACAGCTACGAGAAGGTCGGCGACCACTGGGAGGCCAAGACCTCGAAGGGGCCCTCGGATTCCCGGGCGCGCAGCGGAGGTCCCAACCCCACCGGCACGAGCGCGGAAGGCGTCGATGCCAATGCGAGCAAGAAGCATCTGCTCGACGTCGCCAGACGGCTCGACATCAGCGGACGGTCGTCGATGAACAAAGGGGAACTCGTCGACGCGATCATGAAGGCCAATCGCCGCGAGAGTGCCC
This is a stretch of genomic DNA from Mycobacterium sp. ELW1. It encodes these proteins:
- a CDS encoding ChaB family protein — its product is MPKTTKSGDAKKSELPSTLKKSDAKAQRTFAKAHDAAAEEYGEGERAHRVAYSALKHSYEKVGDHWEAKTSKGPSDSRARSGGPNPTGTSAEGVDANASKKHLLDVARRLDISGRSSMNKGELVDAIMKANRRESARNR